In a single window of the Thermofilum uzonense genome:
- a CDS encoding phospholipase D-like domain-containing protein, producing the protein MASTGRIIETLSQIISHIKESLGTDQVDIFESIENSLRELDYQWNKVKELSEELENDIKEYREELEKMGLLDKLLSLSREVEKLLEKFRHLIEEYCPGLDVAPLLENRDSLNNFKKSMIDIEDEVDRLYAYVSNIRREVRKSIEKISESFEGRKSTQTEKILRSLIDKLENLEGLIRDLLKVNRILVDQLTDAGQYRGGGHSVALEIARILREILRAKGLWVHDMISKLTGLRSLAGISSAEEVDFEIEGYTRGSEEGGESRLPLDDFLARYPPFEPIHVEVDGVFGSNVWFIKAKNVTFRDHKLNRIISEEKVLYGKVQEGGGWLRLTKIRPVNLRRVHDNNIFIEIRVPIGKTTKRVFVKYGSGRLFRELEKKSIDVVQEDYRKLITKSKAGDKAYRVNDLGYVWYCKLGLALSTDPYDFRNCPFENDCHIGRTLRSKGDRCPNWHYSRRLFPKVYVKAERSLPRLPRSSSEHQDAATPFIPVSVREATIVERFTSAQWFMPSPVAYGALVEVEFEKPIIRKLTRTNVVGFKLPRGLVEAALSELISEEVKPKPSVRLSVTGDKIKEIGLDKLLISKFAFYRLTDGGRRQLSLLEMKTESIIKTFEKFYNELRSNEKLKKELIKYLTNVFAHTLAHLLYAFVSSELEIESQDLIYVYGVQDDYIVVLVAENSPHGAIDLPGHVEARFGSVEKLVQEFLEKALWHLDGHEKDLMNAFKGGAASAKYPDKQDLRKVAKAIRVRYSQLIQHGVVMDLPTFAYHLQLNDESQSEKIANEIGLSQDEVQELLERFLENIVYEDMGFVQCIDGCTMCVMLDRGCTEPLIQNLLLSRNLTRWLLSVLTGKEKLYGRGRSLLEPLLSLAERELVVLSPYVDDDGARILEEAARRGVKVRLVTRADTIQMLGDRYKGLIEVRQLDQPRHDKCIIIDESLVVYTTQNFTGLDSINWFELKANRADAAALKKELIGS; encoded by the coding sequence ATGGCTAGCACAGGGAGAATTATCGAGACATTATCTCAGATCATATCTCACATCAAGGAATCCTTAGGGACAGACCAAGTAGACATCTTCGAATCTATTGAAAATTCGCTAAGAGAGCTAGACTATCAATGGAATAAAGTGAAGGAGTTATCTGAGGAATTAGAAAACGACATTAAGGAGTACAGAGAAGAACTTGAGAAGATGGGGCTTCTTGATAAGCTTCTCAGTCTCTCACGCGAGGTCGAGAAGCTTCTAGAAAAGTTTCGACACCTAATCGAAGAATACTGCCCAGGCTTGGATGTGGCTCCATTACTAGAAAACCGGGATTCTCTGAACAACTTTAAGAAGTCTATGATAGACATCGAGGACGAAGTAGACAGGCTTTATGCATATGTAAGTAACATTCGCAGAGAAGTGCGTAAAAGCATTGAAAAAATTTCTGAGTCATTTGAAGGGCGAAAGAGTACACAAACAGAAAAGATTCTTCGCAGCTTGATCGATAAGCTAGAAAACCTAGAGGGCCTCATCCGTGATCTACTAAAAGTAAATCGAATATTGGTTGATCAGCTGACCGATGCTGGGCAGTACCGCGGTGGTGGGCACTCTGTAGCTCTCGAGATAGCAAGAATTCTTCGTGAGATTCTCAGAGCAAAGGGGTTATGGGTTCACGACATGATTTCAAAGCTCACTGGCTTGAGAAGTCTAGCTGGCATCTCATCAGCCGAGGAAGTAGACTTCGAAATTGAAGGCTACACCAGAGGGAGTGAGGAGGGAGGAGAATCGAGGCTCCCGCTTGACGACTTTCTTGCAAGGTATCCACCCTTTGAGCCCATACACGTCGAGGTAGACGGAGTATTTGGCAGTAATGTGTGGTTCATAAAGGCTAAGAATGTAACCTTCCGTGATCATAAGCTGAATAGAATAATAAGTGAAGAAAAAGTCCTATATGGTAAAGTGCAGGAGGGGGGAGGATGGCTTAGACTCACGAAAATCAGGCCAGTGAATCTGAGAAGGGTCCATGATAATAATATCTTTATTGAGATAAGAGTTCCCATTGGAAAGACTACCAAGAGGGTATTCGTTAAGTATGGTTCGGGAAGGCTGTTCAGAGAGCTCGAGAAGAAGAGTATTGATGTCGTCCAGGAAGATTACAGAAAGTTGATTACAAAAAGCAAAGCAGGGGACAAAGCTTACAGGGTTAACGACCTCGGCTACGTCTGGTACTGTAAGCTTGGGCTAGCGCTTTCGACAGATCCCTATGATTTCCGAAATTGTCCCTTCGAGAATGACTGCCACATAGGTAGAACGTTACGCAGTAAGGGGGATAGGTGTCCCAACTGGCACTACAGCAGAAGGCTCTTCCCAAAAGTTTACGTTAAGGCAGAAAGGAGCCTCCCTAGGCTGCCCAGGAGCTCATCGGAGCACCAGGACGCTGCGACACCTTTCATACCGGTTAGCGTTCGAGAGGCAACGATAGTCGAGCGCTTCACCAGCGCGCAGTGGTTCATGCCTAGCCCGGTGGCCTACGGAGCCCTGGTCGAGGTAGAGTTCGAGAAGCCCATTATTAGGAAGCTTACTAGGACGAACGTCGTGGGCTTTAAGCTACCTCGCGGACTTGTCGAGGCGGCCTTGTCAGAGCTGATAAGCGAGGAGGTAAAGCCAAAGCCGAGCGTGAGGCTTTCAGTAACGGGCGACAAGATAAAGGAGATAGGTTTGGACAAGCTTCTCATCTCGAAATTCGCATTTTATAGGCTTACAGATGGGGGTCGTCGCCAGTTAAGCCTCTTAGAAATGAAAACAGAGTCAATAATTAAGACATTTGAAAAGTTCTATAACGAGCTTCGATCAAATGAAAAGTTGAAAAAAGAGCTAATAAAGTACCTCACCAATGTCTTCGCGCATACCCTTGCTCACCTTCTGTATGCATTTGTGTCCAGCGAGCTCGAAATTGAGTCGCAGGACTTGATCTACGTGTACGGCGTTCAGGATGACTACATAGTGGTTCTTGTGGCCGAGAACAGCCCCCACGGCGCGATAGACCTACCAGGCCACGTGGAAGCTCGTTTCGGTTCCGTGGAGAAGCTGGTTCAAGAGTTCCTCGAGAAGGCGTTATGGCATCTAGATGGACACGAGAAAGACCTGATGAATGCGTTCAAGGGAGGAGCAGCATCAGCCAAGTACCCCGATAAGCAGGATCTACGCAAGGTGGCGAAGGCTATAAGGGTGCGGTATTCCCAGCTCATACAGCACGGCGTTGTAATGGATCTACCCACCTTTGCATATCACCTGCAGCTAAACGATGAATCTCAGAGCGAGAAGATCGCAAATGAAATAGGACTTAGCCAGGATGAGGTTCAGGAACTCCTGGAGAGGTTCCTGGAGAACATAGTATACGAAGACATGGGATTTGTTCAGTGCATTGATGGTTGCACAATGTGCGTGATGCTTGACAGGGGCTGCACCGAGCCGCTAATCCAGAACCTCCTGCTTTCCAGGAACTTGACGAGGTGGCTTCTGAGCGTACTAACGGGAAAGGAGAAGTTGTACGGAAGAGGGAGATCCCTGCTTGAGCCCCTTCTCAGCCTCGCCGAGAGGGAGCTTGTAGTGCTGTCCCCGTACGTTGATGATGACGGGGCGAGGATCCTGGAGGAGGCGGCCCGTAGAGGGGTTAAAGTGAGACTCGTCACGCGCGCAGATACTATTCAGATGCTGGGCGACCGCTACAAGGGGTTAATCGAGGTTCGCCAGCTAGATCAGCCAAGGCATGACAAGTGCATCATCATAGACGAGAGCTTGGTGGTGTACACCACCCAGAACTTCACCGGCCTCGACTCCATCAACTGGTTCGAGCTTAAGGCTAATAGGGCTGACGCTGCCGCTCTCAAGAAGGAACTCATTGGCAGCTAG
- a CDS encoding DEAD/DEAH box helicase, giving the protein MRNALIATDELVNAYHAIIEGLEAPKIAGVDRPINTGQWYPINDVEYILTKDEVTEFLLANGYEQGKAQTIFNELLARGFLVELNSYDGRETIGYRSLHMDVLVRSSEIRTAPWASRYLLSTRFALVFTPMPSQTDRQIQVSAKRDFSNGLSRDLYEAALRFFNGDDSLTEMFFRALHEHVQGLDAYQVYALRELLASGEKDDVFVISAPTGSGKTEVFLLFALAWLLRKHYIEKSKDKVLLIYPRKALTVDQAFRVISLLDKAVSLGLQLRVGISDGDTPRKANLKEEINFRGIKCPKCGDPLKLTSQGQVKCDNCGPFSFVKAVREEVKDADIIATNPWALEVRTLDGNPNDLNAHALRDVGLVVVDEAHEYTGIRGGIFAALINLLRFIREQTDGGRGLRIIVSSATIPSPEEFASKLTGVPVSKVRVLTYETVLGEYPSAISGRRLVILGLFSMKPQYSWNTYCQLWAVLTTFLSHSYEQRKHAADVPTLQSVIFVNNIKELRRVKSGYLNNLSLGEPRDHLDPQRVEEPTNPFCYWHYAPAGARDQLRQAAGSGDLQKHLEKRLAEIYSELGEQERASVIRRLKGQEGLTVLSTSSLEIGVDYEGVAFILNAGLENPISLVQRIGRGGRSDRTLRTVAGIILGRPIITEAFLLSSKDYRETLASLSVAGDKYKLRVTTSNPRVQERELIMKCVAKLALEGESTYASKKAIGNEEELIDFLEKILNCLEKNRE; this is encoded by the coding sequence ATGAGAAACGCTCTCATAGCTACAGATGAGCTTGTGAATGCATATCACGCTATTATTGAGGGGCTTGAAGCTCCAAAGATTGCCGGTGTTGATCGTCCTATCAATACAGGTCAATGGTACCCTATAAACGACGTTGAATACATTCTCACAAAGGACGAAGTCACAGAGTTCTTGCTCGCGAATGGCTACGAACAAGGGAAAGCCCAAACGATATTCAACGAGCTCTTAGCAAGGGGCTTCCTGGTAGAGTTAAACTCCTACGATGGAAGAGAAACAATAGGTTATAGAAGCCTCCATATGGACGTTCTGGTCAGGAGTTCCGAGATTAGAACCGCCCCTTGGGCTAGCCGTTACCTATTATCGACGCGTTTTGCGCTTGTTTTCACGCCGATGCCTAGCCAGACCGACAGGCAGATCCAAGTATCCGCGAAGCGGGACTTTTCTAACGGGCTGAGCCGCGACCTCTACGAGGCAGCGCTGCGCTTCTTTAATGGTGATGATTCCCTTACAGAGATGTTCTTCAGGGCTCTCCATGAGCACGTGCAAGGCCTAGATGCTTACCAGGTGTATGCGCTCAGAGAGCTCCTAGCCTCAGGTGAGAAAGACGATGTCTTCGTTATCTCGGCTCCCACGGGAAGTGGCAAGACGGAAGTGTTCCTTCTCTTTGCACTAGCCTGGTTACTCAGAAAGCACTACATCGAAAAGAGCAAGGACAAAGTGCTGCTGATCTACCCAAGGAAGGCGCTAACCGTAGACCAGGCTTTTCGAGTGATCAGCCTTCTCGACAAGGCTGTGAGCCTCGGCCTTCAGCTCAGGGTTGGTATAAGTGACGGCGATACTCCTAGGAAGGCCAATTTAAAGGAAGAGATTAATTTTCGTGGGATCAAGTGCCCGAAGTGCGGCGACCCCCTCAAGTTAACGTCGCAAGGGCAAGTGAAGTGCGATAACTGCGGGCCCTTCAGCTTCGTGAAGGCAGTTCGCGAGGAGGTAAAGGACGCGGATATCATTGCAACGAACCCCTGGGCACTCGAGGTGAGGACCCTCGACGGCAATCCTAACGACCTCAACGCGCATGCGCTAAGGGACGTAGGCCTTGTTGTGGTAGACGAGGCTCACGAGTACACCGGCATAAGAGGCGGAATCTTCGCGGCACTGATTAATCTTCTGAGGTTCATAAGGGAGCAAACTGATGGAGGGCGAGGCCTCAGGATAATCGTGTCGTCGGCGACGATACCGTCGCCGGAGGAGTTCGCCTCAAAACTCACCGGAGTACCTGTCAGCAAAGTGCGCGTGCTCACCTACGAAACAGTTCTGGGAGAGTATCCAAGCGCGATCTCAGGAAGAAGATTAGTGATTCTAGGTCTCTTCTCTATGAAGCCACAGTACTCATGGAACACGTACTGCCAGCTTTGGGCCGTGCTGACGACCTTCCTGAGTCACTCGTATGAGCAGCGAAAGCACGCTGCAGACGTGCCCACCCTGCAGTCCGTGATCTTCGTCAACAACATCAAGGAACTGAGGCGGGTTAAAAGCGGATACCTTAACAATCTCTCGCTGGGAGAGCCTAGGGACCACTTGGACCCGCAACGCGTGGAGGAACCAACGAATCCCTTCTGCTATTGGCACTATGCTCCCGCAGGAGCCAGAGATCAGTTAAGGCAGGCAGCAGGAAGCGGAGATCTGCAAAAGCATCTCGAAAAGCGTCTAGCGGAGATCTACAGCGAGCTGGGCGAGCAGGAGAGGGCCTCAGTGATAAGGAGACTGAAGGGCCAAGAGGGGCTCACCGTTCTGTCGACATCCTCGCTTGAGATAGGAGTCGACTATGAGGGCGTCGCGTTTATCCTCAACGCAGGCCTCGAAAACCCCATCTCACTCGTCCAGAGAATCGGCAGAGGCGGCAGGAGCGACAGGACCCTAAGGACGGTCGCAGGGATCATCCTGGGCAGGCCAATCATAACGGAGGCATTCCTCCTTTCCAGCAAGGATTATCGCGAAACATTGGCTTCGCTAAGCGTAGCAGGCGATAAGTACAAGCTACGAGTAACCACCAGTAACCCACGCGTCCAGGAGAGAGAATTGATTATGAAGTGTGTGGCGAAGCTGGCTCTAGAGGGTGAGAGCACCTATGCCAGTAAAAAAGCCATCGGTAATGAAGAGGAGCTAATAGACTTCCTCGAGAAGATACTGAACTGCCTCGAAAAAAATAGAGAGTGA
- a CDS encoding ferritin → MSTVNIKSEFNRQMNQELRNAYLYLSMAAYFDSLSLNGFANYFKVQAREELEHAMKLYQFIIDRGWEVELEDIPKPKTRWSSILEAVEDFLKAEQENTQSIWRMVDHARQAGDKAAENLLQWFVSEQVEEEKIASELLAKVKLIKDNPAGIIALDRVLAERK, encoded by the coding sequence ATGAGTACGGTCAACATTAAATCCGAGTTTAACAGGCAGATGAACCAGGAGCTTAGGAATGCGTACCTCTACCTGTCAATGGCCGCCTACTTCGACTCCCTCTCCCTAAACGGCTTCGCCAACTACTTCAAGGTACAGGCGAGGGAGGAGCTAGAGCACGCGATGAAGCTATACCAGTTCATCATAGACAGGGGATGGGAGGTAGAACTCGAAGACATACCCAAGCCCAAGACAAGGTGGAGCAGCATACTCGAGGCAGTCGAAGACTTCCTCAAAGCCGAGCAAGAAAACACGCAGAGCATATGGAGAATGGTCGACCACGCCCGCCAAGCCGGCGACAAGGCCGCCGAAAACCTACTCCAGTGGTTCGTAAGCGAACAAGTAGAAGAGGAGAAAATCGCCAGCGAACTACTAGCCAAGGTGAAGTTGATCAAGGACAACCCAGCAGGAATCATAGCGCTAGACCGCGTCCTCGCCGAGAGAAAATAA
- a CDS encoding EVE domain-containing protein, protein MGYWALVGTIENWELALQKGVWGVSEKAKPLWQRVQPGDKVVFYAVKTGILGYGTVQQKFISNDPLWPREKQEGRALWPYRLTIKIEEKFEKPKPRPKNMFVAFAINKLTEQAFNEAIH, encoded by the coding sequence ATGGGCTACTGGGCCCTGGTAGGAACCATCGAAAACTGGGAGCTAGCCCTCCAGAAAGGAGTATGGGGAGTAAGCGAGAAAGCAAAACCCCTCTGGCAGCGAGTACAGCCAGGAGACAAGGTAGTCTTCTACGCCGTCAAGACGGGAATACTCGGCTACGGGACAGTACAGCAAAAATTCATCAGCAACGACCCCCTCTGGCCGCGCGAAAAACAGGAAGGCCGAGCCCTCTGGCCCTACAGGCTCACGATAAAAATCGAGGAAAAATTTGAGAAGCCTAAACCAAGGCCCAAAAACATGTTCGTGGCCTTCGCCATCAACAAGCTAACAGAACAAGCATTCAACGAGGCAATACACTAG
- a CDS encoding nucleotidyltransferase domain-containing protein: protein MKSEDAEELENIVERLRAKYKLHAVILFGSRARGDWGPWSDYDFLLIAEFDQPYLRRMAEVLEAVADTELPVELHPYTPDEALSMLEKGNPLIVDALEEGIVLYSSPTLHKLKDKLEELKQRGLSRTNTTIRFPP, encoded by the coding sequence ATGAAGTCAGAGGACGCTGAGGAGCTTGAAAACATCGTGGAGAGACTACGGGCAAAGTACAAGCTACATGCAGTCATACTCTTCGGGTCACGCGCTAGGGGGGACTGGGGGCCTTGGAGCGACTACGACTTCCTTTTAATAGCGGAGTTCGACCAGCCGTACCTAAGACGGATGGCTGAAGTACTAGAAGCTGTAGCCGACACCGAGCTTCCGGTCGAGCTACACCCCTACACCCCCGACGAGGCACTATCAATGCTCGAAAAAGGAAACCCCCTCATAGTCGACGCTCTAGAGGAGGGAATAGTGCTCTACTCGAGCCCCACACTCCACAAACTCAAAGACAAGCTGGAGGAACTCAAGCAGCGGGGCCTCTCCAGGACAAATACAACAATAAGATTCCCACCCTGA
- a CDS encoding HEPN domain-containing protein yields MDLGHMGVLKRKIKRREELLALARELDIHYVPSRYPNAHPAGTHHEAYDEEVSSRALRAAEHILKVAEHEVRGR; encoded by the coding sequence GTGGACTTAGGACACATGGGGGTCCTTAAAAGGAAGATAAAGAGACGCGAGGAGCTACTCGCGCTAGCACGGGAACTCGACATCCATTACGTGCCTTCAAGATACCCTAATGCTCACCCAGCCGGGACACACCACGAAGCATACGACGAGGAAGTATCCTCGAGAGCTTTAAGGGCAGCCGAACACATATTAAAGGTGGCCGAACATGAAGTCAGAGGACGCTGA
- a CDS encoding HEPN domain-containing protein, producing MDSALRTLESTRIDHEHGSHHWSRFKSHQGAEKALKALLWEI from the coding sequence ATCGATAGTGCCCTCAGAACATTGGAATCCACCAGGATAGACCATGAACACGGATCCCACCACTGGTCCCGCTTCAAATCCCACCAAGGAGCCGAGAAGGCCCTTAAAGCCCTCCTATGGGAAATATGA